One stretch of Strix uralensis isolate ZFMK-TIS-50842 chromosome 17, bStrUra1, whole genome shotgun sequence DNA includes these proteins:
- the SELENOM gene encoding selenoprotein M, with product MRWVLSLLVAALAAGGGPGPPRLRGAELRDLARGKVETCGGURLNRLREVKAFVTQDIPLYHNLEMKHLPGADPELVLLSHRYEELERIPLSDMTQEEINQLVQELGFYRKETPDAPVPEEFRFAPARPLPTLPPPQALTAGGKTQPKRDEGEHPDL from the exons ATGCGGTGGGTGCTGTCGCTGCTGGTggcggcgctggcggcggggggcggcccgggacccccccggctcCGCGGGGCCGAGCTGCGGGACCTGGCCCGGGGCAAGGTGGAG ACCTGCGGCGGGTGACGGCTGAACCGCTTGAGGGAG GTGAAGGCCTTCGTCACCCAGGACATCCCCCTCTA CCACAACCTGGAGATGAAACACCTGCCAGGTGCTGACCCTGAACTTGTGCTCCTCAGCCACCGATACGAGGAGCTGGAG AGGATCCCCCTGAGCGACATGACCCAAGAGGAGATCAACCAGCTGGTGCAGGAGCTGGGCTTCTACCGCAAGGAGACGCCTGATGCCCCTGTGCCCGAGGAGTTCCGGTTTGCCCCTGCCAGGCCTCTGCCCACCCTGCCGCCCCCCCAAGCTCTCACTGCTGGTGGCAAGACCCAACCAAAACGTGATGAGGGAGAACACCCAGACCTCTAG
- the INPP5J gene encoding phosphatidylinositol 4,5-bisphosphate 5-phosphatase A, which yields MEPARRGSADQGSAAAPGPRPGPPRGPAPAASPARPVPFGPGGSARPQPDGGAPAAPFLAGGGVPSARRSSRPDAAYEPFPSACPRPGGAQRGGPEERPPGRAAQPLSLEAGRAQPEGAGGPHAFPLPALLPPSPGAAPARPPVPAPPACPEHGPLEHAGPGKAPPAERREMLPKAESSDHISAWAGASPRASGLPRAVSSEFIGGGRVGLAKPSALSKAEPDELSLFGRSLGLPSSSDSCDALLGCSGRLREDGSFRITVVTWNVGTAMPPNDVTSLLHLNTGETNDADVIAIGLQEVNSKINKRLKDALFTDQWSELFMDVLSPFHFVLVSTVRMQGVILLVFAKYYHLPFLQDVQTDCTRTGLGGYWGNKGGVSIRLSIFGHMVCFLNCHLPAHLEKAEQRKEDFATILHMQQFEGRAASGILDHDLVFWFGDLNFRIESLDIRFVKYAIDSNILSQLWEKDQLNIAKSTWPVLSGFQEGPLNFPPTFKFDVGTNKYDSSAKKRKPAWTDRILWKIKSPSVGLGAGGRRPSRGILSVSQLCYCSHMEYTVSDHKPVAAIFAVQFASKADKPPVEIYVADEWSRPEQAVVRYKMAAGFHRSSWDWIGLYRVGFRHPKDYVSYVWARSDDGERCLEKQLCAQVMFSEETLPKGKGEYILGYYSNTSSSIAGVTEPFQISLPRSEEGSSPTDSSGSSSEEEDDSTLVLLAPKSRSPSPGKMKRHRSRSPSLAKFQGLILRPSSRDRGTSRSPSPQSRRGLPGDIPTIHLPQEELGHCGAKAKELGWTADSQEGSSFYQTVREQGGPRRVSADSPLARADPRNLGLLPALRLEMIDQALGRRRESADQGYPCRRMSPTSPPGCSTSPKERSSPQELDSHSCAMGR from the exons ATGGAGCCGGCCCGGCGCGGCAGCGCGGACCAGGGCtcggccgccgccccggggccccggcccggccccccgcggggccccgcgcccgccgcctcccccgcgcGGCCGGTGCCCTTCGGCCCcgggggctcggcccggccgcAGCCCGACGGCGGGGCCCCGGCGGCGCCTTTCCTGGCGGGCGGCGGCGTCCCGAGCGCCCGCAGGAGCTCCCGGCCGGACGCCGCGTACGAGCCCTTCCCCTCCGCCTGCCCGCGGCCCGGGGGGGCGCAGCGCGGCGGGCCCGAGGAGcgccccccgggccgggctgcgCAGCCCCTGTCGCTGGAGGCCGGCCGGGCGCAGCCcgagggggcgggcgggccgcACGCCTTCCCGCTGccggccctgctgccccccagcccgggcgctgcccccgcccgcccccccgtgCCGGCCCCGCCCGCCTGCCCCGAGCACGGTCCCCTGGAGCACGCGGGCCCCGGGAAGGCGCCGCCCGCCGAGCGCAGGGAGATGCTCCCCAAGGCGGAGTCCAGCGACCACATCTCGGCCTGGGCCGGCGCCTCGCCCCGCGCCTCCGGGCTGCCCAGAGCCGTCTCCAGCGAGTTCATCGGCGGGGGGCGGGTGGGCCTGGCCAAGCCTTCAGCCCTCTCCAAAGCGGAGCCGGACGAGCTGTCCCTCTTCGGGAGGTCCCTCGGCCTGCCGAGCTCCAGCGACTCCTGTGACGCACTCCTCGGCTGCTCGGGAAGGCTCCGGGAGGACGGCTCGTTCCG CATCACGGTGGTCACCTGGAATGTGGGCACAGCCATGCCCCCGAATGATGTGACATCACTGCTGCACCTCAACACGGGCGAGACAAATGATGCGGATGTGATCGCCATTGG GCTGCAAGAGGTGAACTCTAAGATAAACAAGCGCCTGAAGGATGCCCTCTTCACAGACCAGTGGAGCGAGCTCTTCATGGATGTGCTGAGCCCCTTCCACTTTGTCCTG GTCAGCACGGTACGGATGCAAGGTGTGATCCTACTGGTATTTGCCAAGTACTACCACCTCCCCTTCCTGCAGGATGTCCAGACAGACTGCACGAGGACGGGGCTGGGAGGCTACTGG GGCAACAAGGGTGGGGTGAGCATTCGTCTCTCCATCTTCGGCCACATGGTCTGCTTCCTGAACTGCCACCTGCCAGCGCACCTGGAGAAGGCGGAGCAGCGCAAGGAGGACTTTGCCACCATACTGCACATGCAGCAGTTTGAGGGGCGTGCGGCCAGCGGCATCCTGGACCATGA CCTCGTGTTCTGGTTTGGGGACCTCAACTTCCGCATCGAGAGCCTTGACATCCGTTTTGTGAAGTACGCCATTGACAGCAACATCCTGAGCCAGCTGTGGGAGAAGGACCAG CTGAACATTGCCAAGAGCACCTGGCCTGTCCTCAGCGGCTTTCAGGAGGGACCCCTGAACTTCCCACCCACCTTCAAGTTCGATGTGGGCACCAACAAGTACGACAGCAG tgCCAAGAAGCGAAAACCTGCCTGGACCGACCGCATCCTCTGGAAGATCAAATCTCCCAGTGTCGGGCTCGGTGCGGGTGGGCGCCGGCCCAGCCGGGGCATCCTGTCAGTGAGCCAGCTCTGCTACTGCAGCCACATGGAGTACACAGTCAGCGACCACAAGCCGGTAGCTGCCATCTTTGCGGTGCAG TTTGCTTCCAAGGCAGACAAGCCCCCAGTTGAAATTTATGTGGCTGATGAATGGAGCAGGCCTGAGCAAGCAGTTGTCAGGTACAAGATGGCTGCTGGCTTCCACCGGAGCTCCTGGGACTGGATAGGACTCTACCGG GTGGGCTTTCGGCATCCTAAAGACTATGTGTCCTATGTCTGGGCCAGGAGTGACGATGGAGAGCGCTGCCTCGAGAAGCAGCTGTGTGCACAG GTGATGTTCTCAGAGGAGACGCTGCCCAAAGGGAAGGGCGAGTACATCCTTGGATACTACAGCAACACCTCCAGCAGCATCGCTGGTGTGACTGAGCCCTTCCAG ATCTCCCTGCCCAGGTcagaggagggcagcagccccacagacagctcaggcagcagctcagaagaAGAGGATGACAGCACGCTTGTCCTGCTGGCCCCCAAATCCCGTAGCCCCAGCCCGGGCAAGATGAAACGGCACCGGAGCCGAAGTCCCAGCCTGGCCAAGTTCCAGGGCCTCATTCTGCGGCCGTCAAGCCGGGACAGGGGTACGAGCCGTAGCCCCTCACCCCAAAGCCGCCGTGGCCTCCCTGGGGACATTCCCACCATCCACCtgccccaggaggagctggggcacTGTGGAGCCAAAGCCAAGGAGCTGGGGTGGACAGCCGACAGCCAGGAGGGCAGCTCCTTCTACCAGACTGTGCGGGAGCAGGGTGGCCCCCGGCGTGTCTCTGCTGACAGCCCCCTGGCCAGGGCTGACCCCAGGAACCTGGGCCTGCTGCCCGCGCTCCGCCTGGAGATGATCGACCAGGCCCTGGGCCGGCGACGGGAGAGTGCAGACCAGGGCTATCCCTGCCGGAGGAtgagccccaccagccccccaggctgcagcacctccccAAAGGAGAGGAGCAGCCCCCAGGAGCTGGACAGCCATAGCTGTGCCATGGGCCGCTGA
- the PLA2G3 gene encoding group 3 secretory phospholipase A2, with protein MGAGAALACAALCACAAVCARAWPGGAVCARRAAGAGGARYVAFLGGAGPGPGPGPAALVEGTWAGRGRLRACWARRDPRLARAFRAACARRPPAAPGAALRRDLAALWRHRAACADPAPSGGGSRRRRRGWTLPGTLWCGAGDSAGSGSELGLFRGPDRCCREHDRCSAQIAALQFSYGIRNYRLHTVSHCDCDARFRQCLLALNDTVSNIIGVTFFNLLEVPCFVLEESRECVQWHWWGGCERYGVVALARMVQQSHYHSSPPAEEMGSPAVQPPAKRRKPSRAGCKQLQQGQNPGLCQAQRPVTAQQSQRPGTSSPVSARGKAEPTTRHSAVQWGLEPGHQTAMTELEQELAGGRQVPGGTQQGPGALAGPACVAHPQDGSVGSSLATARCRATPVPAMEGWRQQGRVCRCYKYLDKCEHRIAPHEVKYQLHNVDTRTLFHCNCTRRLARFLRRARDLSDVEVAVLAHCVAMDCFVLEPPADCSPGEGSQHNCITATRAVLEPAQHLKKTLRHWDPLHVTSKARCPDWKAQDSGGTLYMQCLQLALEQKPGAWHHMVPQ; from the exons ATGGGCGCTGGCGCGGCGCTGGCGTGCGCGGCGCTCTGCGCGTGCGCGGCCGTGTGCGCGCGCGCCTGGCCCGGCGGAGCCGTGTGCGCGCGGCGCGCGGCGGGCGCAGGCGGGGCGCGGTACGTGGCCTTCCTGGGcggcgccggccccggccccggccccggcccggccgcgctggTGGAGGGCACCTGGGCCGGGCGCGGCCGCCTCCGCGCCTGCTGGGCCCGCCGCGACCCGCGCCTGGCCCGCGCCTTCCGCGCCGcctgcgcccgccgcccgcccgccgcccccggtgccgcgctgcgCCGGGACCTGGCCGCGCTCTGGCGGCACCGCGCCGCCTGCGCCGACCCCGCGCCGTCGGGAGgagggagccgccgccgccggcggggctggACGCTGCCGGGCACGCTGTGGTGCGGAGCCGGTGACTCGGCGGGGAGCGGCAGCGAGCTGG GTCTCTTCCGCGGCCCCGACCGGTGCTGCCGGGAGCACGACCGGTGCTCGGCGCAGATCGCGGCGCTGCAGTTCAGCTACGGCATCCGCAACTACCGCCTGCACACCGTGTCCCACTGCGACTGCGACGCCAG GTTCCGGCAGTGCCTGCTGGCGCTCAACGACACCGTCTCCAACATCATCGGTGTCACCTTCTTCAACCTGCTGGAGGTGCCGTGCTTCGtgctggaggagagcagggagtGCGTCCAGTGGCACTGGTGGGGAGG GTGTGAGCGTTACGGTGTAGTAGCCCTGGCCAGGATGGTGCAGCAGAGTCACTACCACTCCAGCCCGCCTGCCGAGGAGATgggcagccctgctgtgcagCCCCCAGCCAAGCGCAGGAAGCCCTCTAGAGCAGGGTGCAAGCAGCTCCAACAGGGACAAAACCCTGGGCTCTGTCAGGCACAGAGACCTGTGACAGCCCAGCAGTCACAGCGCCCAGGTACCTCGTCCCCTGTGTCTGCCAGGGGCAAGGCTGAACCCACAACCAGGCACTCAGCAGTGCAGTGGGGACTGGAGCCCGGCCACCAAACAGCAATGACCGAGTTGGAGCAGGAACTCGCTGGAGGCAGGCAGGTGCCAGGAGGAACACAGCAAGGGCCGGGGGCTTTAGCAGGCCCTGCCTGCGTGGCCCACCCTCAGGATGGCAGCGTCGGATCTAGCCTGGCCACGGCACGGTGCAGAGCCACCCCGGTGCCCGCCATGGAGGGGTGGAGGCAGCAGG GCAGGGTGTGCAGGTGCTACAAGTACCTGGATAAGTGTGAGCACCGGATCGCACCCCACGAGGTGAAGTACCAGCTGCACAATGTGGACACTCGGACGCTCTTCCACTGCAACTGCACTCGCAG GCTGGCACGGTTCCTGCGCAGGGCGAGGGACCTCAGCGATGTGGAGGTGGCTGTCCTGGCTCACTGCGTTGCCATGGACTGCTTTGTTCTGGAGCCACCCGCTGACTGCAGCCCAGGCGAGGGGTCACAGCACAA CTGTATTACAGCAACTCGGGCTGTATTAGAACCTGCACAGCATCTCAAAAAGACCCTGAGGCACTGGGATCCTCTGCATGTGACCTCCAAGGCCCGGTGTCCAGACTGGAAGGCACAGGACAGTGGTGGCACCCTCTATATGCAATGCCTGCAGCTGGCCTTGGAGCAGAAGCCAGGTGCTTGGCACCACATGGTGCCCCAGTGA